One Arthrobacter sp. FW306-07-I genomic window carries:
- the mmsB gene encoding multiple monosaccharide ABC transporter permease — translation MNALKKLFGGNTRQFGMIFALVALIIFFQFATEGRTLTPGNVINLFNGNSYILILAIGMVLVIIAGHIDLSVGSVAAFVGVTVALALRDWGIPWWAGILLGLVLGAVIGAWQGWWTAYVGIPAFIVTLAGMLLFRGFNQFVGKSNTIPVPTDFQYIGSGYLPEVGPDTGFNNLTLLLGIAAVVFVVWGELRSRARAKALGAEVPEMWVTVLKLVLICAAILYATYLFATGRPGTSFPIPGLILAVLVLIYGFISSRTILGRHVYAVGGNRHAAELSGVQSKKVNFLVMMNMSILAGLAGMIFVGRSTASGPFDGVGWELDAIAAVFIGGAAVTGGVGTVVGSIIGGLVMAVLNNGLQLLGVGADLTQIIKGLVLLIAVAFDVYNKTQGKRSIIGMLTRNMNRPTSGPSNPIQPDETTSTKEAIAREA, via the coding sequence ATGAACGCCCTCAAAAAGCTGTTTGGCGGAAACACCCGCCAATTCGGCATGATCTTCGCCCTCGTGGCCCTGATCATCTTCTTCCAGTTCGCCACCGAAGGCCGGACCCTGACTCCCGGCAACGTCATCAACCTCTTCAACGGCAACTCCTACATCCTGATCCTGGCCATCGGCATGGTGCTGGTGATCATCGCCGGCCATATCGACCTCTCCGTCGGCTCGGTCGCCGCATTCGTCGGCGTCACCGTCGCCCTGGCCCTCCGCGACTGGGGAATCCCCTGGTGGGCCGGGATCCTCCTGGGCCTGGTCCTCGGTGCCGTCATCGGCGCCTGGCAAGGCTGGTGGACAGCTTATGTTGGCATCCCGGCCTTCATCGTGACCCTGGCCGGCATGCTCCTCTTCCGCGGCTTCAACCAGTTCGTGGGCAAGTCCAACACCATCCCGGTACCCACCGACTTCCAGTACATCGGTTCCGGCTACCTTCCAGAGGTGGGACCCGACACCGGGTTCAACAACCTGACACTCCTGCTGGGCATCGCCGCCGTAGTCTTCGTGGTGTGGGGCGAACTGCGCTCCCGTGCCCGGGCCAAAGCGCTGGGCGCCGAAGTACCCGAGATGTGGGTGACCGTGCTGAAGCTGGTGCTCATCTGCGCCGCCATCCTCTACGCCACGTACCTGTTCGCCACCGGCCGTCCGGGCACATCCTTCCCCATCCCCGGCTTGATCCTGGCCGTCCTGGTGCTGATTTACGGCTTCATCTCGTCCCGCACCATCCTGGGCCGCCACGTTTACGCCGTCGGTGGCAACCGCCACGCAGCCGAACTCTCCGGTGTCCAGTCCAAGAAGGTCAACTTCCTGGTCATGATGAACATGTCCATCCTGGCCGGCCTGGCCGGCATGATCTTCGTGGGCCGCTCCACCGCCTCGGGCCCGTTCGACGGCGTCGGCTGGGAACTGGACGCCATCGCGGCAGTCTTCATCGGCGGCGCGGCCGTGACCGGCGGCGTGGGCACCGTGGTCGGCTCCATCATCGGTGGCCTGGTCATGGCAGTGCTCAACAACGGCCTGCAGCTCCTGGGCGTCGGTGCCGACCTCACCCAGATCATCAAGGGCCTGGTGCTCCTGATCGCCGTAGCCTTCGACGTCTACAACAAGACCCAGGGCAAGCGGTCCATCATCGGCATGCTGACCCGGAACATGAACCGCCCCACTTCCGGGCCCAGCAACCCCATCCAGCCCGACGAAACCACCTCCACCAAGGAAGCGATCGCCAGGGAAGCCTGA
- the mmsA gene encoding multiple monosaccharide ABC transporter ATP-binding protein yields the protein MTSQTTHTDPVILEMRSITKEFPGVKALSDVSLRVKAGEVHAICGENGAGKSTLMKVLSGVYPYGSYDGDIVYQGQVQQFRDIRASEHAGIVIIHQELALIPELSIMENIFLGNEPTKRGVINWAEARLRSLDLLARVGLREDPDTPIKEIGVGKQQLVEIAKALNKSVKILILDEPTAALNESDSQHLLDLILGLKAKGITSIIISHKLNEIEQIADSITIIRDGKSIETLDVKKDGVDEDRIIKGMVGRTLESRFPEHTPKIGEVFFEVKNWTVGHPAVQDRLVCKNSSFYVRRGEIVGFAGLMGAGRTELARSVFGRSYGRFIDGHIYKDGKEIVLKNVRQAIDAGLGYVTEDRKSLGLNLLDDIKTTTVSAALKKISHNSVVDPNQEFTVAEQYRKSLRTKTPSVEEGVAKLSGGNQQKVVLAKWMFTDPDLLILDEPTRGIDVGAKYEIYGIIQQLANQGKGVIVISSELPELLGLSDRIYTIFEGAITGVLTKEEASQESLMKLMTSATRKAA from the coding sequence ATGACGTCCCAGACCACGCACACGGACCCGGTCATCCTCGAGATGCGGTCCATCACCAAGGAATTCCCCGGCGTTAAAGCCTTGTCGGACGTAAGCCTTCGGGTAAAGGCCGGCGAGGTCCACGCTATTTGCGGCGAAAACGGGGCCGGCAAGTCCACCCTCATGAAGGTCCTGTCCGGTGTGTACCCGTACGGAAGCTACGACGGCGACATCGTCTATCAGGGGCAGGTCCAGCAGTTCCGGGACATCCGGGCCAGCGAGCACGCCGGCATCGTGATCATCCACCAGGAACTGGCGCTGATCCCCGAGCTGTCCATCATGGAAAACATCTTCCTGGGCAATGAACCCACCAAGCGGGGCGTCATCAACTGGGCCGAGGCCCGCCTGCGGTCGCTGGACCTCCTGGCACGCGTCGGCCTGCGGGAAGACCCCGACACCCCCATCAAGGAAATCGGCGTCGGCAAGCAGCAGCTGGTGGAAATTGCCAAGGCGCTGAACAAGTCCGTGAAGATCCTCATCCTGGACGAGCCCACGGCCGCGCTGAACGAATCTGATTCGCAGCACCTGCTGGACCTCATCCTTGGGCTCAAGGCAAAGGGCATCACCTCGATCATCATTTCGCACAAGCTCAACGAGATCGAGCAAATTGCCGATTCCATCACGATCATCCGTGACGGCAAGTCGATCGAGACGCTGGATGTGAAGAAGGATGGCGTAGACGAGGACCGCATCATCAAGGGCATGGTCGGCCGCACCCTGGAATCCCGCTTCCCGGAACACACCCCCAAGATCGGGGAAGTGTTCTTCGAGGTCAAGAACTGGACCGTTGGCCACCCCGCAGTCCAGGACAGGTTGGTCTGCAAGAACTCCAGCTTCTACGTCCGCCGCGGGGAAATCGTGGGCTTCGCAGGGCTCATGGGCGCCGGCCGCACCGAGCTGGCCCGTTCCGTCTTCGGCCGCTCCTATGGACGCTTCATCGACGGCCACATCTACAAGGACGGCAAGGAGATCGTCCTTAAGAACGTCCGCCAGGCCATCGACGCCGGACTGGGATACGTCACCGAGGACCGCAAGTCGCTGGGTTTGAACCTCCTTGATGACATCAAGACCACCACCGTGTCAGCCGCCCTGAAGAAGATCAGCCACAACTCGGTAGTGGACCCCAACCAGGAGTTCACCGTGGCCGAGCAGTACCGCAAGTCGCTGCGTACCAAGACGCCGTCCGTGGAGGAAGGCGTGGCCAAGCTGTCCGGCGGCAACCAGCAGAAGGTTGTGCTGGCCAAGTGGATGTTCACCGACCCGGACCTGCTGATCCTCGACGAACCCACCCGCGGCATTGACGTCGGGGCCAAGTACGAGATCTACGGGATCATCCAGCAACTGGCAAACCAGGGCAAGGGAGTCATCGTCATCTCCTCCGAGCTGCCCGAACTCCTGGGCCTGTCCGACCGCATCTACACCATCTTCGAAGGCGCCATCACCGGTGTCCTGACCAAAGAAGAGGCCAGCCAGGAAAGCCTGATGAAGCTGATGACCTCCGCCACCCGAAAAGCCGCCTGA
- a CDS encoding ROK family transcriptional regulator gives MSAPPRSTKSKPKNPGSQSALRQLNQQRIIETLMGGPSTQAELARQTGLSTATVSNIVKIMLDSGLASTEPITSSGRRALNVRLNSNGAVAVGIDFGRRHLRVVLASLSYHVIAEESVMLPLGHQADDGIQAAVALLEKLLRESGVDRSSVVGAGVGIPGPIDRRTGTVAQGAILPEWVGINILQHLEETLRIPVFVDNDANLGAWSEVTWGQHSGVSNLLFLKIGSGIGAGLILNGAPYYGNVGITGEIGHATIHEQGLVCRCGNRGCLETIASTTTMIELLSRGDDPPLTPADIVRKALNRDSATLRVVDDAGLAVGRALGNVANLINPEVIVVGGPLAGLGDLLLDPIRRGLIRHAVPVIGETTTLTMSSLGDRAEALGAAALVFQHAGIRKS, from the coding sequence ATGTCCGCACCCCCGCGCTCAACGAAGAGCAAGCCCAAGAATCCCGGGTCCCAGTCCGCGCTGCGGCAGCTGAACCAGCAGCGGATTATCGAGACTCTGATGGGCGGCCCCTCCACGCAGGCGGAGCTCGCCCGGCAAACTGGGCTGTCCACCGCCACCGTCTCGAACATTGTCAAAATCATGCTCGACTCCGGCCTGGCATCCACTGAACCCATCACCAGTTCGGGCCGGCGTGCTCTGAACGTGCGGCTGAACAGCAACGGCGCCGTCGCCGTCGGAATCGACTTCGGCCGGCGCCACCTAAGGGTGGTCCTGGCCTCGCTCAGCTACCACGTCATCGCCGAGGAATCGGTGATGCTCCCGCTGGGCCACCAAGCGGATGACGGCATCCAGGCGGCCGTGGCCCTGCTGGAGAAACTCCTGCGCGAAAGCGGCGTGGACCGGTCCTCTGTGGTGGGTGCCGGCGTCGGTATTCCCGGCCCTATCGACCGCCGGACCGGGACGGTGGCGCAGGGGGCCATCCTTCCCGAATGGGTGGGCATCAACATCCTTCAGCATCTTGAGGAAACCTTGAGAATCCCCGTCTTTGTTGACAATGACGCCAATCTGGGCGCGTGGTCCGAGGTGACCTGGGGGCAGCATTCCGGGGTCAGTAACCTGCTGTTCCTGAAGATCGGATCCGGCATCGGCGCGGGCCTGATCCTCAACGGGGCCCCCTATTACGGCAACGTGGGGATCACCGGCGAAATCGGCCATGCCACCATTCATGAGCAGGGCCTGGTGTGCCGCTGCGGCAACCGCGGCTGCCTGGAAACCATTGCATCCACCACCACCATGATCGAGCTCCTCAGCCGCGGCGACGACCCTCCCCTGACGCCCGCTGACATCGTCCGCAAGGCCCTGAACCGGGACTCCGCCACCCTCCGCGTGGTCGACGATGCGGGCCTGGCCGTGGGCCGCGCGCTGGGCAATGTGGCCAACCTAATCAACCCCGAGGTCATCGTGGTGGGCGGTCCCCTGGCCGGCCTCGGGGACCTCCTGTTGGACCCTATCCGGAGGGGCCTGATCCGGCATGCAGTGCCCGTGATCGGCGAAACCACCACCCTGACCATGTCCTCGCTCGGCGACCGCGCGGAGGCCCTCGGGGCAGCAGCGCTGGTCTTCCAGCATGCGGGGATCCGGAAGTCCTAG
- a CDS encoding nitrilase-related carbon-nitrogen hydrolase, which produces MLLSVLQANAAVLDVEANLRTVDDAARRAATAGADLLLTPELFPVGYAPLRLRSELDPASLPAIRAQLADIARRNGIALVYSLPSVAGGEAGASAQGRDWHISATLVDATGTELLSYAKVHLFGGEERKAFVAAAEPPAVVTFKGVRTSLLICYDIEFPEAARAAAARGAELLLVPTALSIGFDAVPQVLIRARALESQLNVAYANHCGIEDAYSFGGGSVVAGPDGAVLASGGGGPELLFAQVGTETVHAAREEVPYMRERRPELYREWEGRLAEGADTADGA; this is translated from the coding sequence ATGCTGCTGTCCGTCCTGCAGGCGAATGCCGCGGTCCTGGACGTCGAGGCCAATCTCCGGACGGTGGATGATGCCGCACGCCGGGCTGCCACAGCTGGGGCGGACCTGCTGCTCACGCCGGAGTTGTTTCCGGTGGGCTACGCCCCGCTCAGGCTGCGATCCGAACTGGACCCGGCAAGCCTTCCCGCCATCCGTGCGCAGCTGGCCGACATCGCCCGCCGGAACGGAATTGCGCTCGTCTACAGCCTGCCCTCCGTCGCCGGCGGCGAAGCCGGCGCCTCCGCCCAAGGCCGCGACTGGCACATTTCCGCAACCTTGGTCGACGCTACCGGCACCGAGCTCCTGTCCTACGCCAAGGTGCACCTCTTCGGCGGCGAGGAGCGCAAGGCCTTCGTGGCAGCCGCTGAACCCCCCGCCGTCGTCACCTTCAAGGGCGTGCGCACCTCCCTGCTGATCTGCTACGACATTGAATTCCCGGAGGCCGCCAGGGCGGCAGCTGCCCGGGGCGCCGAACTGCTCCTGGTGCCCACCGCCCTGTCCATAGGCTTCGACGCCGTGCCGCAGGTGCTGATCCGTGCCCGCGCCTTGGAAAGCCAGCTGAACGTGGCCTATGCCAACCACTGCGGAATCGAGGACGCCTACTCGTTCGGGGGCGGAAGCGTCGTGGCCGGCCCCGACGGCGCGGTCCTCGCCTCCGGTGGCGGCGGCCCGGAACTGCTGTTTGCCCAGGTGGGCACCGAGACCGTACACGCAGCACGGGAAGAGGTGCCATACATGAGGGAGCGCCGGCCTGAGCTGTACCGGGAGTGGGAGGGGCGCCTGGCCGAGGGTGCCGATACCGCGGACGGTGCCTAA